In the genome of Deltaproteobacteria bacterium, the window GGACCTTTTTTTCCGGATCAACGTTATCCGCATCCACATCCCCTCCCTCAGGGAACGCAAGGAGGACATACCTCTGCTGGTGGAGCACTTTCTCGATATTCTCCGGAAACGATACCAGAAGAGAATCGAAAGGGTTTCGGAGGAGGCCATGAACCTCATGGTCAACTATCCCTGGCCGGGCAACGTAAGGGAGCTGGAGAATTCCCTCCAGCGGGCGGTCGTCTTGGCCAGAGATTCGGTGATCAGGGCTTCCAACCTGCCCCCGGAAATCCAGGGACAGGGGAAGAACGGGCTTGCCGGTCTCCCGGACCTGGGCGACGGTGGACTACTGAGTGAAAAGATGGAGGGGCTCGTACAGGAGGTGGAAAAACGTGTCATCCTCGAGGCTCTCGACCGGGCCGGTGGAAGACGCGACAAGGCTGCGCGGCTGCTGAACCTGAGCCTCAAGACACTCTATAACAAGATGAAGAAATACGGTCTCTTGAGGAAGGGGAAGAAGAGTTCGGAAGGGAATTACATGTAACAAATTACCGATTCTTTGACTACACCCTGGTTTTCCATGTCTAGACTCGCCCTCTCATGGCTTTCGCTGGGAAGAGGCAGAAGATAAAATATCTTTTATTCTAATTAGTTACAGCAAAACAACCGTTGGGTTCCCGCTGGGATATCTCGCCCGATGGTTGTGGCACCGCCCTTGCTTAATTCGCCGGCAAGGAGAGAAAGGACAAAGGGGCGGCCCAAGCAAACTGGCACCCCATGTTTCGCATCTCCAAGTCTATGGAAAGGAGCAGAGAACCATGAAAAGAAATGCGATAGGCAAAGCAGGTTTCACCTTGGTTGAGTTGATGGTGGTGATTATCATCGTGGGGATTCTCGCGGCCATTGCGGTACCGCTTTACACGGACTACACGGAAAAGGCAAGGGTCACGGAGGCAACAGGCATGATAGGAGCCATCATTACTGCCGAGAAGGTCTATAAGCAACGAACGGGCAACTACTTCGATGCTTCGACTGTAGACGATTTCAAGAGCCATGGGGTCGACATCGGTGATGCCATCTATTTTACTTACAGTGCCACCGCGGATGGTGGGACGAGCTTCACCGTGACGGCTTCCGGAACCACGAAGTTCGAGGAGGTGGCGGGAACGAGCACGATCACCTATGACAGTTCGCAACCTCCCGGTTCCCGATGGTCGTGCAGTACGGGAGGAAAGATAACCGACGACATGCTCCCGCTGGAATAAGAACCGATGACTGGCTCTGAGCTGGGACGTGCCGAATCCACGTTACTCTACTGAGAATCGGCACGTCCTCCAGCGGTCATTGATCCACGGGGACGACAAGGGCGTGCTCAAATGAAGCCTTCCACGGGAGTCGAGGAGATCGGGAACAAAAGGGGGTTCTGTACCTCCCGGGCGCGGGTGATCCAGAGGTGCAGGACCTACCGGACATCTCAATCCGGTGTCTCTCTGGTGGAGATCCTGATAGCCATTATTGTCCTCGGGCTGGCGGCGGTCTCTGTCTCATACATGTTCGGGACAGCTGGGGCCGATGTGGACCGCCTCGGAAAGGAGCGGGTCTGTCTCGGCGTGGCCCAGAGGGAACTGGAGGAGCTTCTTTCACTTCCCGATGACTCCCCGGAGCTCTCTGTAGGGCGCCACTTTTGCAGGTTCAG includes:
- a CDS encoding prepilin-type N-terminal cleavage/methylation domain-containing protein, whose translation is MKRNAIGKAGFTLVELMVVIIIVGILAAIAVPLYTDYTEKARVTEATGMIGAIITAEKVYKQRTGNYFDASTVDDFKSHGVDIGDAIYFTYSATADGGTSFTVTASGTTKFEEVAGTSTITYDSSQPPGSRWSCSTGGKITDDMLPLE
- a CDS encoding type II secretion system protein, whose translation is MKPSTGVEEIGNKRGFCTSRARVIQRCRTYRTSQSGVSLVEILIAIIVLGLAAVSVSYMFGTAGADVDRLGKERVCLGVAQRELEELLSLPDDSPELSVGRHFCRFRRPPASPAADSGGDLFVEWEVVEIDDPYGKGQDYKKIVLTLYDDRLDDNAWPLGLSDLDAEVDPVERVITLTTIMTP